One genomic region from Leishmania mexicana MHOM/GT/2001/U1103 complete genome, chromosome 15 encodes:
- a CDS encoding putative 60S ribosomal protein L13a — protein MAFPSRKDALRAQRKSAKRHRPEIIVIDLKDHVLGRAAAVVAKQLLLGKKITVVRCEQLNIAGTEIRNKIKYLQYLRKRKLTNPTKGPFHHRSPSDVFVRTVRSMLPRYTKRGMKALNSLVAYEGIPPNVVRTGGRVVIPRAQRHMCYRSERPYTVLGNMCKHVGWKYSDVVANLEKARVEKACRHHEKKAKLRDAWKAARKEALAKMPKHNVEVLKKFGYA, from the coding sequence ATGGCCTTCCCAAGCCGCAAGGATGCGTTGCGCGCGCAGCGCAAGAGTGCCAAGAGGCACCGCCCCGAGATCATTGTGATCGACCTGAAGGATCACGTACTTGGtcgcgcggcggctgtggttgccaagcagctgctcctgggTAAGAAGATCACCGTGGTGCGATGCGAGCAGCTCAACATTGCCGGTACGGAGATCCGCAACAAGATCAAGTACCTGCAGTACCTGCGCAAGCGGAAGCTGACGAACCCCACAAAGGGCCCCTTCCACCACCGTTCCCCGTCCGACGTGTTTGTCCGCACTGTGCGCAGCATGCTGCCCCGGTACACGAAGCGCGGTATGAAGGCGCTGAACTCGCTGGTGGCCTACGAGGGAATTCCGCCCAACGTGGTGCGCACGGGTGGGCGCGTGGTGATCCCGCGCGCCCAGCGCCACATGTGCTACCGCTCGGAGCGCCCTTACACGGTGCTGGGCAACATGTGCAAGCACGTGGGCTGGAAGTACAGCGACGTCGTCGCTAATCTTGAGAAGGCTCGCGTGGAGAAGgcgtgccgccaccacgaaAAGAAGGCGAAGCTCCGCGACGCGTGGAAGGCGGCCCGCAAGGAGGCGCTCGCCAAGATGCCCAAGCACAACGTGGAGGTGCTCAAGAAGTTCGGCTACGCGTAA
- a CDS encoding putative protein phosphatase 2C, with protein MKMPVKRRNSNSNGSGSKHGNGNKGVIVKMKKQAEDDDFEQFLSELSNTTRHSGMERTERMLKEGKVREGQRKKHADFAKQRSTNELENALINRQKSMQLQQLLAELLSAQRPFGSKPVTDLHSETHTDNPNFDVAVGNMQGWRAQMEDAHLVNVKFLSGGADSKEGYFGVFDGHSGVQSASLCSQIFSSTVEKYATPAGNHHHTIDFEKAFLDVDRQLKGALGEGGSGSTAVTVYVSPEEITCAWVGDSRAVLCRNGGAFDLSHDHKPDVTAERERIEAAGGFVQDNRVNGQLAMSRAMGDFVYKRDTKREVTQQLVVPVPGVITTRRSAGDSYVAIACDGIFDVLSSEELIELVNDKKANGMSNIDICKDVCNRCLAPSSPEGGPAVAEGTDNMTIMIVDLK; from the coding sequence ATGAAGATGCCCGTGAAGCGAAGGAATAGTAATTCCaatggcagcggcagcaagcACGGAAATGGCAACAAGGGCGTCATTGTCAAGATGAAGAAGCaggcggaggacgacgatTTCGAGCAGTTCCTGTCTGAACTCTCCAACACGACGCGGCACAGTGGCATGGAGCGGACGGAAAGGATGCTAAAGGAGGGGAAGGTTCGCGAGGGCCAGCGCAAGAAGCACGCCGACTTCGCGAAGCAGCGCTCGACTAACGAGCTGGAGAACGCGCTAATCAACCGCCAAAAGAGtatgcagctgcagcagctgctggcggaaCTCCTTTCAGCGCAGCGTCCGTTCGGTAGCAAGCCCGTGACGGACTTACATAGCGAGACGCACACCGATAACCCCAACTTTGACGTCGCGGTTGGCAACATGCAGGGCTGGCGCGCACAGATGGAAGATGCGCACCTGGTGAATGTAAAGTTCCTGTCCGGCGGCGCGGATAGCAAGGAGGGCTATTTCGGCGTCTTCGACGGCCATTCCGGTGTGCAGAGCGCCAGCCTGTGCAGCCAGATTTTCTCCAGCACCGTGGAGAAGTACGCTACGCCGGCgggcaaccaccaccacaccatcGACTTCGAGAAGGCCTTCCTTGACGTCGATAGGCAGCTGAAGGGTGCgctcggcgagggcggctcTGGCAGCACGGCTGTCACCGTGTACGTTTCCCCGGAGGAGATtacgtgcgcgtgggttGGCGATTCACGTGCGGTGCTGtgccgcaacggcggcgccttTGACCTGTCGCACGACCACAAACCGGATGTGACGGCCGAAAGGGAGCGCATCGAGGCGGCCGGCGGATTTGTGCAGGACAACCGCGTGAACGGGCAGCTGGCCATGAGCCGCGCCATGGGCGACTTTGTGTACAAGAGGGACACCAAGCGGGAGgtgacgcagcagctggtggtGCCAGTGCCCGGCGTGATCACGACAAGGCGGAGCGCCGGGGACTCGTACGTGGCCATCGCCTGCGACGGCATCTTCGATGTACTGAGCAGCGAGGAGCTCATCGAGCTCGTTAACGACAAGAAAGCGAACGGCATGTCGAACATTGACATCTGTAAGGATGTGTGCAACCGATGCCTCGCGCCGAGCTCGCCGGAGGGCGGCccggccgtggcggagggCACGGACAACATGACCATCATGATCGTGGATCTCAAGTAA
- a CDS encoding putative nonspecific lipid-transfer protein, whose product MQRIRLVGVGRTAIGALKRDSIDLAREALELAFADANIAAKDVGALIATPSLSSGHFMPAHYLATKLQLTAEKSAMLFKTVDAGGASPISSIGAALDLFHRMPRLNVAVVVSSDAVHTLPSSEFAKRSNESVPSPHLAEPHIPHGYDFYAQWQMKRYGLKREQLAMVPVLMSAMSVRHPDAMCRKRYSLKEVLEARQIAPVTNLPECARRADGAAAIVLAREAHYKQHHATGPLDGRRPYVLGVGEASGPLYPPATHEEVTPETFSCHRAMHLAYEAAGGLSTSDIDFFGLYDCFPICFIRALEAAGLCKEGEGGQMVEEAYRRAAQRDGDVNPSEFPINTHGGLMCFGAPWEVPAMYNVAEAVAQLGGQAGPRQVHPTPRRALVYGNGGVFSASAVAILSTDAP is encoded by the coding sequence ATGCAGCGCATTCGACTTGTAGGGGTGGGACGAACCGCCATCGGTGCCTTGAAGCGGGACAGCATCGATCTAGCACGGGAGGCCTTGGAGCTCGCCTTTGCTGACGCCAACATCGCTGCCAAAGACGTCGGGGCCCTCATCGCAACCCCCTCGCTCTCGTCTGGGCACTTCATGCCAGCGCACTACCTCGCCACAAAGCTCCAGCTCACTGCCGAAAAATCAGCGATGCTGTTCAAAACGGTAGACGCGGGTGGCGCCAGCCCGATCAGCAGCATCGGCGCTGCGCTAGACCTCTTCCACCGCATGCCGCGCCTCAACGTAGCTGTAGTGGTGTCGAGCGACGCAGTGCACACTTTGCCAAGTTCCGAGTTTGCGAAACGCTCGAACGAGAGCGTCCCTTCGCCTCACCTGGCAGAGCCGCACATACCACATGGCTACGACTTTTACGCGCAGTGGCAGATGAAGCGGTACGGGTTGAAGCGCGAGCAGCTGGCAATGGTGCCGGTACTCATGAGCGCCATGTCCGTGCGACATCCGGATGCCATGTGTAGGAAGCGCTACTCCTTGAAGGAAGTGCTCGAAGCTCGCCAAATCGCACCTGTGACGAATCTTCCCGAATGCGCGCGTCGTGCAGACGGTGCGGCCGCAATCGTGCTCGCGCGGGAGGCGCACTACAAGCAGCACCACGCGACAGGACCGCTCGATGGCCGCAGGCCGTACGTCCTTGGCGTCGGCGAAGCCTCCGGCCCACTTTACCCGCCAGCCACGCACGAGGAAGTGACGCCTGAGACGTTTTCGTGCCATCGGGCTATGCACCTGGCGTACGAGGCGGCGGGTGGACTTTCCACCTCTGACATCGACTTCTTCGGCTTGTACGACTGCTTTCCGATCTGCTTCATTCGCGCCTTGGAGGCGGCCGGGTTGTGCAAGGAGGGCGAGGGTGGGCAgatggtggaggaggccTACCGcagggcggcgcagcgcgacggcgatgtgAACCCGAGCGAGTTCCCCATCAATACCCACGGCGGCCTCATGTGCTTCGGAGCGCCATGGGAGGTGCCGGCAATGTACAACGTGGCGGAGGCTGTCGCGCAGTTAGGTGGCCAAGCGGGGCCGCGGCAGGTGCACCCTACCCCGCGACGTGCACTTGTGtacggcaacggcggtgtTTTCTCCGCCTCAGCTGTGGCGATCCTCAGCACCGACGCACCGTAG
- a CDS encoding putative protein kinase, with translation MADSSKTTLSRVSPERVVHHHRGRCAALEGETHAPYEVEGEPTQVDSNHHHYLHYGNAAHIGVNWHSSDAVHGGYSEPSAAGEPTTEPRETRAVNAAPAPTRSSSSSSPNSASTAARPRLSSSHLSPRTAGEGPSVSLTHNPPVVHADPVARPAAAVASTGADGCDHPAVCASAEGRLNHVHPTVEAGASSSSASPHSTGPPAPTSAPPKDASTTTAAKSHPLASATTHGRTSFSNGRLPSHPEPAASTVAGTTQPPSHPQLPLSHSTKSSAAVAAATASSSGAVAKGGDTNGPGASTSDGADPYARPAIALSVHLLDLYKMVNARYCEQRRLESPGPKYNSGYDDKDGHYLFLPGEVIFQRYIAQEVLGKGSFGTVIRGFDQKRSEAVAMKITRRGSSFRSQAKLELDILLRLNENPALNHLVVRLLKVFEWQGHLVLVFELLSFNLYQLIKCTRFNGVSLDLVRKFAYQLTHTLLQLELQKPHPIIHCDLKPENILLRNQNRSGIRLIDFGSACYTAKRFHRYIQSRFYRSPEVILFLDYGTPIDRWSLACVLVEMHTGVPLFDGRTEAAQLAKIEATLGPMPAAMVAGSPKANRFYYGNATSGFQLKEPIPERRTLESVIGVTAGGPRGRRLNTPGHDEKAYREFHDFISRFLRYQPEERMSCRDALQHPFLRPLYTSDLQVQKDREVAQPMSAPQSPQKQQHTQCSQNSKPKPQPQQSITATATRTLTSSERSRASALPPAE, from the coding sequence ATGGCTGACTCTTCGAAGACAACGTTGTCGCGGGTGAGCCCGGAGCGGGTGGTgcatcaccaccgcggcaGGTGCGCGGCACTGGAGGGGGAGACCCATGCGCCGTATGAGGTGGAGGGAGAACCCACGCAAGTGGATAGCAATCACCACCACTACCTCCACTACGGTAACGCTGCCCACATAGGCGTCAACTGGCACTCCTCTGATGCCGTTCACGGCGGCTACTCGGAGCCGAGCGCCGCTGGGGAGCCTACCACAGAGCCGCGAGAGACTCGAGCGGTGAACGCGGCACCCGCCCCCACAAgaagtagcagcagcagctcccccAACTCAGCCTCGACTGCAGCCCGGCCTCGCCTTTCATCGTCGCATCTGTCCCCCCGCACCGCGGGCGAAGGCCCGTCAGTGTCCTTGACGCATAACCCCCCTGTCGTGCATGCAGATCCGGTAGCGCGgccagctgcggcagtggcgtcCACGGGCGCAGATGGCTGTGATCATCcagctgtgtgtgcgtcagcTGAGGGCCGACTCAACCATGTGCACCCCACCGTAGAGGCAGGTGCGTCATCTTCGTCTGCGTCTCCCCACTCGACTGGGCCGCCGGCACCGACGTCTGCACCTCCCAAAGAcgcgagcaccaccaccgctgccaagAGCCACCCTCTGGCATCCGCAACGACGCACGGCAGAACGAGTTTTAGTAACGGCAGGCTGCCATCTCATCCCGAGCCAGCCGCGTCCACAGTAGCCGGCACCACGCAGCCACCGTCGCACCCACAGCTGCCCCTATCCCACTCCACCAAGTCtagcgccgcggtggcggcagcgactgcaTCTTCCTCGGGTGCTGTCGCGAAGGGGGGTGATACCAACGGCCCGGGTGCGAGTACCTCTGACGGAGCCGATCCCTACGCCCGCCCAGCCATCGCCCTCAGCGTACACCTGCTGGACCTGTACAAGATGGTGAACGCGCGGTACtgcgagcagcggcgcctcgaGTCGCCGGGACCGAAGTACAACAGCGGCTACGATGACAAAGATGGTCACTATTTGTTCCTGCCAGGGGAGGTGATCTTCCAGCGGTACATTGCGCAGGAGGTGTTGGGCAAGGGCAGTTTCGGCACCGTCATCCGCGGCTTTGACCAGAAGCGGTCCGAGGCAGTGGCGATGAAGATCACGCGTCGCGGATCGAGCTTTCGGAGCCAGGCGAAGCTGGAGCTTGACATCTTGTTGCGCCTTAACGAGAACCCAGCACTAAACCACCTCGTGGTGCGACTGCTAAAGGTGTTTGAGTGGCAGGGCCACCTTGTACTGGTGTTTGAACTGCTGAGCTTCAACCTGTACCAGCTCATCAAGTGCACCCGGTTCAACGGCGTGAGTCTGGACTTGGTGCGCAAGTTTGCCTACCAGCtgacgcacacgctgctgcagcttgAGTTGCAGAAGCCGCACCCGATAATCCACTGCGACCTGAAGCCGGAGAACATACTGCTGCGCAATCAAAACAGAAGCGGGATCCGCCTGATTGACTTCGGCTCCGCCTGCTACACCGCCAAGCGTTTCCACCGCTACATACAAAGCCGCTTCTACCGCAGCCCAGAGGTGATACTGTTTCTCGATTACGGCACACCGATCGATCGCTGGTCgctggcgtgcgtgctggtggAGATGCACACTGGCGTCCCTCTGTTTGACGGCCGCACGGAGGCGGCACAGCTGGCAAAGATCGAAGCCACCCTCGGGCCGATGCCGGCGGCAATGGTGGCAGGGTCGCCCAAGGCAAATCGGTTCTACTACGGCAACGCCACGTCTGGGTTCCAGCTGAAGGAGCCCATTCCAGAGCGGCGCACGCTCGAGAGCGTCatcggcgtcaccgccggcGGGCCGCGCGGCCGGCGGCTCAACACTCCCGGCCACGACGAGAAGGCATACCGCGAGTTCCACGACTTCATCTCGCGCTTTTTACGATATCAACCGGAGGAGCGGATGAGCTGCCgtgacgcgctgcagcatccTTTCCTGAGACCCCTGTACACATCAGACCTTCAGGTACAGAAGGACCGTGAAGTTGCTCAGCCGATGTCGGCCCCGCAGTCCCCACAGAAACAGCAACACACTCAATGCTCTCAGAACAGCAAGCCAaagccgcagccgcagcagagcatTACTGCTACAGCGACAAGGACGCTCACCTCCTcagagcgcagccgcgcatCTGCTCTTCCTCCAGCCGAATAG
- a CDS encoding protein phosphatase 1 catalitic subunit,putative, protein MAHTKRGRFTVDLSMCTLSSLPTDTLSVEKENDVLYRLLELLPERYTSKVLEEQRIPEGLIVQILIKARAIIASEPILVEVDSPVYACGDLHGQYYDLVNIFKRCPPLGGTVFGTDAKKARKESSSAVDDKTYSFLFLGDYVDRGARSVEVVVTLLALKIISPRHMTMLRGNHEDEQIMLLYGFYDECKRRYGIKLFKTFTDFFRVLPVAALINGSIFCVHGGLSSELRFVRDIPDARPCNVPHSGIICDLLWADPETDLPAGVDWAPSSRRISSVFSERALERFLVENDIDLVCRAHQVVEEGFQFFPDHKKRHLLTIFSATNYCNEFGNRGGILRVDEKGVCSIITLEPPDFVQQRDIMLFRDPLPNPLSHD, encoded by the coding sequence ATGGCACACACGAAGCGAGGGAGATTCACCGTGGATCTGTCCATGTGCACACTCAGTAGCCTTCCTACAGATACTCTCTCTGTGGAAAAAGAGAATGATGTGCTTTATCGCCTTTTAGAACTGCTTCCTGAGCGCTACACGAGCAAAGTTTTGGAAGAGCAGCGAATTCCCGAAGGCCTCATCGTGCAGATTCTCATCAAGGCTCGCGCTATAATAGCTAGTGAGCCGATTCTGGTCGAAGTAGATTCCCCTGTTTACGCTTGCGGTGATCTACACGGGCAGTACTACGACTTGGTTAACATTTTCAAACGATGCCCACCACTGGGAGGCACCGTTTTCGGAACTGATGCGAAGAAGGCACGTAAAGAGTCCAGCTCAGCGGTCGATGATAAAACATACAGCTTTCTCTTCCTTGGCGATTATGTCGACCGCGGCGCTCGCTCCGTTGAGGTCGTTGTGACACTGCTCGCTCTCAAGATTATTTCTCCACGGCACATGACCATGCTTCGCGGAAACCACGAGGACGAACAAATCATGCTCTTGTATGGGTTTTACGACGAATGCAAGAGGCGCTATGGCATTAAGCTTTTCAAAACGTTCACCGATTTTTTTCGTGTTCTGCCTGTGGCGGCCCTGATCAACGGCTCCATTTTCTGCGTCCACGGCGGTCTCTCCTCGGAGCTCCGCTTCGTGCGAGACATCCCGGACGCGCGTCCGTGCAATGTCCCCCACTCCGGCATCATTTGTGACCTTCTCTGGGCAGACCCCGAAACAGATCTGCCAGCTGGTGTTGACTGGGCCCCGAGCTCGCGCAGAATTTCATCTGTGTTTTCCGAACGGGCACTGGAGCGGTTTTTAGTCGAGAACGACATTGATTTGGTGTGCCGCGCACATCAAGTGGTCGAAGAAGGATTCCAGTTTTTTCCGGATCACAAAAAGCGGCATTTGCTTACCATCTTCTCGGCAACTAACTACTGCAACGAGTTCGGAAATAGAGGCGGCATTTTACGTGTGGATGAGAAGGGTGTATGCAGCATCATCACGTTGGAACCACCGGACTTTGTTCAGCAGCGGGATATCATGCTATTTCGGGATCCACTTCCAAACCCTCTGAGCCACGATTGA
- a CDS encoding putative lysyl-tRNA synthetase yields the protein MSSPEELRKQIEALAYQIADTKKTKGTENDEYKSLVKQMGTLRSQLPQDEKKAKKEKTVEPSYFESRLAMVKEMGLLGAAYPHKYHRQYTIPQYRRKYAPLLTEPDTSLDKTVTIAGRIINKRSSGSKLHFITIQGDMETVQVISALTDYIDQSKFAEIHSKLKRGDIIGIAGKPSLSKSSEFSLKATEITLLSTCYHMLPDDYFGLSSFEQRFRQRYLDFIVNRDNIKTFIQRANIIKYIRKFFDERDFVEVETPVLNQIAGGAAARPFVTHHNDLNQTMFLRIAPELYLKELVVGGMDRVYEVGKQFRNEGIDLTHNPEFTSCEAYWAYMDYHDWMTATEDLLYGLAMELHGSPIVRYAPKDSEGKPLPEVTFNFNKPFKRLHIIPELEKRLKVSFDNVDFESDAGIQFLMDLCKKHKADCPPPYTAPRLLDALIAEFLEPECHDPCFICDHPRVMSPLAKWHRNDPRLTERFELFVNKKELANAYTELNNPIVQREEFVKQVRNRDKGDVESMEIDEGFVAALEHALPPTGGWGLGIDRLVMFLTSQSNIKEVLLFPAMKPEGKNAISYPPGTMLNGQGVPLL from the coding sequence ATGTCGTCCCCCGAAGAGCTCCGTAAGCAGATAGAGGCTCTTGCCTACCAGATCGCAGACACCAAAAAGACGAAGGGTACTGAAAATGATGAGTACAAGTCGTTGGTGAAGCAGATGGGTACGCTGCGCAGCCAGCTTCCACAGGAtgagaagaaggcgaagaaggaaaaGACGGTAGAGCCGTCTTACTTCGAGTCGCGCTTGGCGATGGTCAAGGAGATGGGTCTCCTTGGCGCTGCCTACCCACACAAGTACCACCGTCAATACACAATTCCTCAGTATCGTAGGAAGTACGCGCCTTTGCTTACAGAGCCCGACACATCCCTCGATAAAACGGTGACGATTGCGGGCCGCATCATCAATAAGCGTAGCTCCGGTTCGAAGCTGCACTTCATCACTATTCAGGGCGATATGGAGACTGTGCAGGTGATTTCTGCCCTCACTGACTACATCGACCAGTCCAAGTTCGCCGAGATCCACTCTAAGCTGAAGCGCGGCGATATTATCGGCATTGCGGGCAAGCCGTCCCTATCCAAGAGCAGCGAGTTTTCCCTCAAGGCAACCGAGATTACGCTTCTTTCAACTTGCTACCACATGCTCCCCGACGACTACTTTGGCCTTTCTTCCTTTGAGCAGCGCTTCCGTCAGCGCTACCTCGACTTTATTGTCAACCGCGACAATATCAAGACCTTCATTCAGCGTGCAAACATCATCAAGTACATTCGCAAGTTTTTTGATGAGCGGGACTTTGTGGAGGTCGAGACGCCGGTGCTCAACCAAATcgctggcggtgccgcggcgcgTCCTTTTGTGACGCACCACAACGACCTCAACCAGACCATGTTCCTGCGTATCGCGCCGGAGCTGTACCTGAAGGAGCTCGTCGTCGGTGGCATGGATCGTGTGTACGAAGTCGGCAAGCAATTCCGTAACGAGGGCATCGATCTCACCCACAACCCCGAATTCACAAGCTGCGAGGCGTACTGGGCGTACATGGACTACCACGATTGGATGACCGCAACAGAGGACCTTCTGTACGGTCTGGCCATGGAGCTTCACGGCTCGCCAATCGTTCGCTATGCGCCGAAGGACTCAGAGGGCAAGCCACTGCCAGAGGTTACCTTCAACTTCAACAAGCCGTTTAAGCGTCTGCACATTATTccggagctggagaagcgcTTGAAGGTATCCTTTGACAACGTTGACTTCGAGTCCGATGCGGGCATTCAGTTTCTGATGGACCTGTGCAAAAAGCATAAGGCCGACTGCCCTCCACCGTACACGGCGCCTCGCCTTCTCGATGCCCTTATCGCTGAGTTCCTTGAGCCCGAGTGCCACGACCCTTGCTTCATCTGCGATCACCCTCGCGTGATGTCGCCTCTCGCCAAGTGGCACCGCAACGACCCCCGCCTGACGGAACGCTTTGAACTGTTCGTCAACAAGAAGGAGCTCGCTAATGCGTACACCGAGCTGAACAACCCTATCGTGCAACGTGAGGAGTTTGTTAAACAGGTGCGGAACCGCGACAAGGGCGATGTCGAATCTATGGAGATCGATGAGGGCTTCGTCGCAGCACTGGAGCACGCGTTGCCACCCACTGGTGGATGGGGTCTTGGCATCGACCGCCTTGTGATGTTCCTCACAAGTCAGTCGAACATCAAGGAAGTGCTTCTGTTCCCTGCCATGAAGCCTGAAGGCAAGAACGCGATTAGCTACCCTCCGGGCACGATGCTCAACGGCCAGGGCGTTCCTCTGTTGTAG